The window GCGGCTGCGCGCGAATGTTGCGCTTTCGGGTGCGCTCTCGGCGATCTCGGCGGCGGTTGCCGGCGTCATCCTCAACCTGGCGGTCTGGTTCGGCCTGCATGTCCTCTTCAGGCGGGTCGAGCGGTTGGAGAGCGGGCCGATTTCGCTTCCCTTGCCGGACCCGGCGACGCTGGAGCCGACCGCCCTGTTCCTGACGATGCTTGCGGCCGCGTCGCTTTTGTGGTGGAAGCGCGGGATATTGGAGACACTGGCGCTCTGCGCCGGAGCCGGGTGGCTCCTTACGCTTCTGTGATGCCTAAGACGCTGCGCGGCTGCCGAATCCTTGGGAAGTGCGGCGATTTTCCATGCGCGAGGCTTGTATTCTTGCCCCTTCCTTGCAATGTCAGCCGAAAAGCCGAGTTTGCGGGAAGCCAGGATGGCCGTCAGGATCAACAGTTTTCGGGAAATCGCCAGCCGTTACGACGTGGTGCTCTGCGACGTCTGGGGCGTGCTCCACAACGGCGTTCAGGCCTTCGTGTCCGCGGGCGAGGCGTTGGCCGAGGCGCGCGCGCAGGGGCTGACCGTCATCCTCATCACCAATGCCCCCCGCCCGTACCCCGGCGTGAAGGTTCAGCTGCGCGGCCTAGGCGTTCCCGACGAGGCCTATGACCGCATCGTCACCTCCGGCGACGTGACGCGGGCGCTGATCGCCGCCGCCGAGAAGCGGGTCTTCTTCATCGGCGCCGATCGGGACCTGCCGCTGCTCGAAGGTCTCGGCACCGATATTGTTTCGTCTGAAGAGGCGGAAACGATCGTCTGCGCCGGCTTTTACGACGACGAGACCGAAACACCGGAGCACTATCGCACCACTCTCACCGCCCTTGCCAAGCGCAAGGTGCCGTTCATCTGCGCCAATCCCGACCTGGTTGTCGAACGCGGGCATCGCCTGATTCCCTGTGCCGGCGCCATAGCCAAGCTCTATGAAGAGCTCGGCGGCGAGGCGCGCATAGCCGGCAAACCCTATAAGGCGATCTACCGCGCCGCACTTTCGGAGGCGAGGGCGGTCAGGGGCCCGTTCGATCTTGTCCGCGTGATCGCCATCGGCGACGGCATGCCGACCGATGTCAAGGGTGCGCAGGATGCCGGCCTCGACCTGCTCTATATCAGTGCCGGCATCCACGCGCAGGAGTACATGCACGAAAGCCGCACGGACGAGGCGAAGCTCACCGCGTTCCTGAAGAGGGAAGGGGCGACGCCGAAATGGTGGATGCCGCGGCTTGGCTGACGGGAAGACGGAGATGACGGTTTTTCATCGCAACGAAACCCGTGATCCGCTCCCGGAGCGCCTTCATGGCGGTGTGGTGGCGATCGGCAATTTCGATGGCGTCCATCGCGGTCATCAGTCCGTGCTCAATCGTGCGCTGGACGAGGCAAGGGGCCGAAGCGTCCCCGCCTTGGTACTCACCTTCGAGCCGCATCCGCGCACCGTTTTCCGGCCCGACCAGCCGGTCTTCCGTCTGACCCCGGCACCACTCAAGGCTCGTATCCTCGAGGGTATGGGATTCGGAGCGGTAATCGAATATCCCTTCGACCGGACCTTCTCGGAGCTTTCGGCTTCCGATTTCATCCATCGCATCCTGCGCGAATGGCTGCATGCCTCGCATGTCGTCACCGGTTTCGATTTCCATTTCGGGAAAGGGCGCGAAGGCGGCCCGGCCTTCCTGATGGCGACCGGCGAGCGGGAAGGCTTCGGTGTGACCTTGGTCGATGCTTTCCGCGACGAGAATGCCGACGTCATCTCCTCGAGCGTCATCCGCTCTCTGCTTGCCGAGGGCGACGTTTCGCACGCGGCGGGCCTCCTCGGCTACCGCTATACGGTCGAGGCGGAGGTGATCGGCGGCAAGAAGCTCGGGCGAGAGCTTGGCTATCCGACCGCGAATATGCGCCTGCCGCCGGAAGCGGAGCTCAAGAGCGGCATCTATGCGGTACGGTTCTGCCGGGACGACGGCGCGCTTTACGACGGGGTCGCCAGCTTCGGCCGCCGGCCCACGGTCGACAGCGACGGCGAGGCGCTGCTCGAAACCTTCGTCTTCGATTTTACCGGCGAGCTCTATGGCGAGGTCTGCGCCGTCTCCTTCTTCGGTCGCCTTCGCGACGAGTTGAAGTTCTCGGGTCTTGAGCCGTTGATGGCGCAGATGAAAGAGGACGAGAGGGAGGCGCGCGCGCTTCTTGCCGGCGTCCAGCCCCTGAGCGAGATCGATCGCAGCCTGAACTTCGCGTGACGGCGCCCAAAGAAATCGGCCGCCCGATTGCGGTGGACCTTTTCAAAAGGCCGAAAACGCCTTAAAGAACCGGCCACTATGACCCGGCACCGTCGATTGACCGTCGATCAGCGAATTATTGGCCCGGCTTTCCGTGCGCGCTAGGCGGCGCCGGAAGGTCCGGGATTTTGGCGTTTCGCGCCCCCACTGCATCTTCCAGAGACAGAATTCTTCCGAATGCGCGACGAACCCGCGCGGAAAAGACGAATGCAAAGACCATGACAGAAACCGCTGAAAAGATCGATTATTCCTCCACGCTTTACCTGCCGAAGACGGATTTTCCCATGCGAGCGGGCCTTCCGCAGAAGGAGCCGGAAATCGTCGCTCGCTGGCAGAAGATGGAGCTTTACAGAAAGCTTCGCGCCTCCGCCGCCGGTCGCGAGAAATTCGTGCTGCATGACGGGCCGCCCTATGCCAATGGCAACATCCATATCGGCCATGCGCTGAACAAGATCCTCAAGGACGTCATCAACCGCTCGTTCCAGATGCGCGGTTTCGATGCCAATTACGTGCCCGGCTGGGACTGCCACGGCCTGCCGATCGAATGGAAGATCGAGGAGAAATACCGCGAGAAGGGCCGGAACAAGGACGAGGTTCCCGTCAACGAATTCCGGAAGGAGTGCCGTGACTTCGCCAGCGGTTGGATCGGGGTTCAGACGGACGAGTTCAAGCGCCTCGGCATCGAGGGCGACTTCGAAAACCCCTACACGACGATGAACTTCCATGCGGAGGCCCGCATCGCCGGCGAGTTGATGAAGATCGCCAAGGCCGGCCAGCTCTATCGGGGTTCGAAGCCGGTCATGTGGTCGGTCGTCGAGCGCACGGCGCTTGCTGAGGCCGAGGTCGAATATGCCGACGTCGAAAGCGACATGATCTGGGTGAAGTTCCCGATCACCGAGGGTCCGGGCGCACTTGCCGGTGCCTTTGTGGTCATCTGGACGACGACGCCCTGGACGATCCCCGGCAACCGCGCCATCGCCTATTCGTCCCGCTACGCCTACGGCCTCTATGAGGTCGCGACCGCCGAGAACGACTATGGTCCGCAGCCTGGCGAAAGATTGATCTTCGCCAAGCGTCTGGCGGAGGAATCGGCCGCCAAGGCGAAGGTTACGTTCAACTTCGTCCGCGATATCGAGGCGAGCGAGCTAGCGGCGGTGATCTGCGCTCATCCGCTGCACGGGCTCGGCGGCGGCTATGCCTTCAAGGTGCCTCTCCTCGATGGCGAGCACGTCACTGACGATGCCGGCACCGGCTTCGTGCATACGGCACCCGGCCACGGCCGCGAGGACTTCGAGGCCTGGATGGACAGCGCCCGGACACTTGAAGCGCGCGGCATTTCGTCGGCAATTCCCTTCACGGTCGACGACGCCGGCTATTTCACGGCCGATGCGCCCGGCTTTGGTCCGGATGCGGAAGGCGGCGCTGGGCGGGTGATCGACGACAAGGGCAAGAAGGGCGACGCCAACGACCGCGTCATCAAGGCGCTGATCGCCCGCAACACGCTCTTTGCCCGCGGGCGGCTGAAGCATTCCTATCCGCATTCCTGGCGGTCGAAGAAGCCGGTCATCTTCCGCAACACGCCGCAATGGTTCGTCTATATGGACAAGGACTTCGGCGACGGCACGACCCTGCGCTCGCGGGCGCTGAATGCGATCGACGAAACCCGCTTCGTGCCGGGCGCGGGCCAGAACCGCCTTCGCGCGATGATCGAACAGCGCCCGGACTGGGTGCTGTCGCGCCAGCGCGCCTGGGGAGTGCCGATCGCCATCTTCGCCGACGACGACGGCACAATTCTTGCCGACGAGGAGGTCAATGCCCGCATCCTCGAAGCCTTCGAGAAGGAAGGGGCGGATGCCTGGTTCGCGGAGGGCGCCAAGGAACGCTTCCTCGGGCCTGATCATGACCATGCCCGCTGGCACCAGGTCATGGACATTCTCGACGTTTGGTTCGACTCCGGCTCGACGCACACATTCACGCTCGAAGACCGGCCCGATCTGAAATGGCCGGCTGACGTCTATCTGGAAGGTTCCGACCAGCACCGCGGCTGGTTTCACTCCTCGCTGCTCGAAAGCTGCGCGACGCGCGGCCGCGCGCCCTACAGGGCGGTCATCACCCATGGCTTCACCATGGATGAGAAGGGCGAGAAGATGTCGAAGTCGAAGGGCAACACCGTCACGCCGCAAGAGGTGATGAAGGATGCCGGCGCCGACATCCTGCGCCTTTGGGTGATGACGACCGACTATTGGGAAGACCAGCGCCTCGGCAAGACGATCATCCAGACCAATATCGACGCGTACCGGAAGCTGCGCAACACGATCCGCTGGATGCTCGGCACCCTCGCGCATGACAAGGGGGAGGTGATTGCCCTTTCCGACATGCCGGAACTCGAGCAGTTGATGCTGCATCGCCTGGCCGAGCTCGACCGGCTTGTCCGCGAAGGCTATGACGCCTTCGACTTCAAGCGGATCGCCCGGGCGCTTACCGATTTCTCGAATGTCGAGCTCTCGGCGTTCTACTTCGATATCCGCAAGGACGCGCTCTACTGCGATGCGCCGTCTTCGTTGCGCCGGCGCTCCGCCTTGCATGTCATCCGCACGCTCTTCGATTGCCTGGTGACCTGGCTTGCGCCGATGCTGCCTTTCACCATGGAAGAAGCCTGGCTGTCTCGCAATCCGGATGCGGTCTCCGTGCATCTCGAGCAGTTCCCGGCGGTGTCGGCGGAATGGCTGAACACAGCACTTGCCGAGAAGTGGCGAAAGATCCGCGAGGTTCGCAAGGTCGTGACCGGTGCCCTGGAGATCGAGCGCAAGGACAAGCGCATCGGTTCGTCGCTCGAAGCGGCGCCGATCGTCCATGTCGCCGACCCGGACCTTCGCCAAGCGCTCGACGGGCAGGACTTTGCAGAGATCTGCATCACCTCGGCAATCCGCATCGACGGAACCGAAGGGCCGGGTGACGCCTTCACACTGCCGGAGGTCGCCAAGGTCAGCGTCGTGCCGAAGCTTGCCGAGGGCCGCAAATGCGCCCGCTCCTGGCGCATTACGACTGACGTCGGAACCGACCCGCTCTACCCGGACGTGTCCGCCCGCGATGCCGCCGCGTTAAGGGAACTACGTTTCAAAGCGTAACCGATGTTTACCGGATGAATTGCGCTTGAGCCGTTCATCCGGTACAACCTGCCCGAAATTTGGCGGATTTTTCCGCCAAGGGGCGCTTGAATGACCGCGAGGGGCGCGGGTAGGGCTGGCTGGAAGGAATCTCATGGGAATGACGCGAGAGTTGCGATTGTCTGTCGGCGTTGCCGCGGTCGTGGCGGGCAGCCTTGTTGTCTCGGGCTGCGTCGGCGGGCCGACCTACGGCACGGACAAGACGGCCGGCGAGCATTTGCTCGACGATCTCGGCAGCGCCGTCAGCCTGGCTCCGCCGAAGGGGGATCCGGTCAAGTATCAACCTCGCCCGTCGCTGGTTCTGCCTCCGAAGGAGCAGGAGACCGCGTTGATCCAGCCGCAGCAGTCGCTTGCAAGCCGCGAGAACAATCCGGCCTGGGTCGAATCTCCCGAGGAGACGCGCGCACGTCTGCGGGAGGAGGCGGACGCCAACAAGAACAATCCCAATTACGTTTCGCCGCTTGCGAAGGCGAATTCCAATGGTCGCCGGCTATCGGCCAAGGAGCAGCAGCAGGCCTATCGCGAGGCCCGTAAGATCGAGCAGGGCGCCTATTCCGACAAGCGCCGCTTCCTGAGCGATCCGCCGCTCGAATATCGTCGTCTGCC is drawn from Sinorhizobium sojae CCBAU 05684 and contains these coding sequences:
- a CDS encoding bifunctional riboflavin kinase/FAD synthetase; protein product: MTVFHRNETRDPLPERLHGGVVAIGNFDGVHRGHQSVLNRALDEARGRSVPALVLTFEPHPRTVFRPDQPVFRLTPAPLKARILEGMGFGAVIEYPFDRTFSELSASDFIHRILREWLHASHVVTGFDFHFGKGREGGPAFLMATGEREGFGVTLVDAFRDENADVISSSVIRSLLAEGDVSHAAGLLGYRYTVEAEVIGGKKLGRELGYPTANMRLPPEAELKSGIYAVRFCRDDGALYDGVASFGRRPTVDSDGEALLETFVFDFTGELYGEVCAVSFFGRLRDELKFSGLEPLMAQMKEDEREARALLAGVQPLSEIDRSLNFA
- a CDS encoding TIGR01459 family HAD-type hydrolase, producing the protein MAVRINSFREIASRYDVVLCDVWGVLHNGVQAFVSAGEALAEARAQGLTVILITNAPRPYPGVKVQLRGLGVPDEAYDRIVTSGDVTRALIAAAEKRVFFIGADRDLPLLEGLGTDIVSSEEAETIVCAGFYDDETETPEHYRTTLTALAKRKVPFICANPDLVVERGHRLIPCAGAIAKLYEELGGEARIAGKPYKAIYRAALSEARAVRGPFDLVRVIAIGDGMPTDVKGAQDAGLDLLYISAGIHAQEYMHESRTDEAKLTAFLKREGATPKWWMPRLG
- the ileS gene encoding isoleucine--tRNA ligase; this translates as MTETAEKIDYSSTLYLPKTDFPMRAGLPQKEPEIVARWQKMELYRKLRASAAGREKFVLHDGPPYANGNIHIGHALNKILKDVINRSFQMRGFDANYVPGWDCHGLPIEWKIEEKYREKGRNKDEVPVNEFRKECRDFASGWIGVQTDEFKRLGIEGDFENPYTTMNFHAEARIAGELMKIAKAGQLYRGSKPVMWSVVERTALAEAEVEYADVESDMIWVKFPITEGPGALAGAFVVIWTTTPWTIPGNRAIAYSSRYAYGLYEVATAENDYGPQPGERLIFAKRLAEESAAKAKVTFNFVRDIEASELAAVICAHPLHGLGGGYAFKVPLLDGEHVTDDAGTGFVHTAPGHGREDFEAWMDSARTLEARGISSAIPFTVDDAGYFTADAPGFGPDAEGGAGRVIDDKGKKGDANDRVIKALIARNTLFARGRLKHSYPHSWRSKKPVIFRNTPQWFVYMDKDFGDGTTLRSRALNAIDETRFVPGAGQNRLRAMIEQRPDWVLSRQRAWGVPIAIFADDDGTILADEEVNARILEAFEKEGADAWFAEGAKERFLGPDHDHARWHQVMDILDVWFDSGSTHTFTLEDRPDLKWPADVYLEGSDQHRGWFHSSLLESCATRGRAPYRAVITHGFTMDEKGEKMSKSKGNTVTPQEVMKDAGADILRLWVMTTDYWEDQRLGKTIIQTNIDAYRKLRNTIRWMLGTLAHDKGEVIALSDMPELEQLMLHRLAELDRLVREGYDAFDFKRIARALTDFSNVELSAFYFDIRKDALYCDAPSSLRRRSALHVIRTLFDCLVTWLAPMLPFTMEEAWLSRNPDAVSVHLEQFPAVSAEWLNTALAEKWRKIREVRKVVTGALEIERKDKRIGSSLEAAPIVHVADPDLRQALDGQDFAEICITSAIRIDGTEGPGDAFTLPEVAKVSVVPKLAEGRKCARSWRITTDVGTDPLYPDVSARDAAALRELRFKA